In Chroicocephalus ridibundus chromosome 12, bChrRid1.1, whole genome shotgun sequence, a single genomic region encodes these proteins:
- the PFDN4 gene encoding prefoldin subunit 4, translated as MAATMKKAAAEDVNVTFEDQQKINKFARNTSRITELKEEIEVKKKQLQNLEDACDDIMMLDDSDSLMIPYQIGDVFISHSQEETQEMLEEAKKSLQEEIEALESRVESIQRVLSDLKVQLYAKFGNNINLEAEDS; from the exons ATGGCCGCCACCATGAAGAAAGCG GCTGCAGAAGATGTCAATGTTACTTTTGAAGATCAACAGAAAATTAACAAGTTTGCAAGAAATACTAGCAGGATCacagagctgaaggaagaaatagAAGTGAAAAAG AAACAGCTTCAGAATTTGGAAGATGCTTGTGATGACATCATGATGCTTGATGATAGCGATTCACTTATGATACCCTACCAAATTGGCGATGTCTTCATTAGTCATTCCCAAGAAGAGACACAAGAGATGCTGGAGGAGGCAAAG aaaagtttacAAGAAGAAATTGAAGCATTAGAATCCCGAGTGGAATCAATTCAGAGGGTGTTATCTGACCTGAAAGTTCAGCTCTATGCAAAGTTTGGAAATAACATAAATCTTGAGGCTGAGGACAGTTAA
- the LOC134522631 gene encoding 1,25-dihydroxyvitamin D(3) 24-hydroxylase, mitochondrial translates to MGGCSIFLRHPALTCGRAAMGPAGRAAPAPRSLASSLSAPRPAATPAPRGRGHPLAALPGPPSWPLMGSLPDVLWKGGLKRQHETLAEYHRRFGKIFRMKLGAFDSVHIAAPCLLEALYRRESACPQRLEIKPWKAYRDYRDEGYGLLILEGKDWQRVRSAFQKKLMKPREVMKLDTTINEVLEDFMHRIDDVCDHNGQMEDVYSEFNKWSFESICLVLYGKRFGLLQQDVEEESLNFIKAVKTMMATFGMMMVTPVELHKGLNTKVWQAHTKAWDDIFKTAKHSIDCRLEKHSANPQEDFLCDIYSGGQLSKKELYAAIAELQIAGVETTANSLLWALYNISRNPHVQQKLFQEIQSVLAANESPSAENLKHMPYLKACLKESMRLTPSVPFTTRTIHTEMVLGDYVLPKGTVLMINSHALGCNEEYFNGWTQFNPERWFQKNSINPFSHVPFGIGKRMCIGRRVAELQLHLALCWLIRKYRIVATDNKPVETLHSGILIPNRELPIAFHRR, encoded by the exons ATGGGAGGCTGCAGCATCTTCCTCCGGCACCCCGCCCTCACCTGCGGCCGCGCCGCGAtgggccccgccggccgcgcagcccccgcgccgCGCTCGCTCGCCTCCTCCCTCAGCGCCCCGCGGCCGGCGGCCAcccccgctccccggggccgcgggcACCCCCTGGCCGCCCTGCCCGGGCCCCCCAGCTGGCCGCTGATGGGCAGCCTGCCCGACGTCCTCTGGAAGGGGGGGCTCAAGCGGCAGCACGAGACGCTG GCTGAGTACCACAGGAGGTTTGGCAAGATTTTCCGCATGAAGCTGGGGGCTTTCGACTCGGTGCACATCGCAGCCCCCTGCCTCCTGGAAGCCCTGTACCGCCGGGAGAGCGCCTGTCCCCAGCGCCTGGAGATCAAGCCCTGGAAAGCCTATCGGGACTATCGCGACGAGGGCTACGGGCTGCTGATCCT GGAAGGAAAGGACTGGCAGAGGGTAAGAAGTgcctttcaaaagaaattaatgaaaccCAGGGAAGTTATGAAACTGGATACCACAATCAATGAG GTCCTGGAGGACTTCATGCACAGAATAGATGATGTTTGTGACCACAATGGACAAATGGAAGATGTTTATTCAGAATTCAACAAATGGTCATTTGAAA GTATCTGCCTGGTGCTGTATGGAAAGAGGTTTGGACTCCTACAGCAGGATGTAGAAGAAGAAAGTTTGAACTTCATCAAGGCTGTAAAAACG ATGATGGCTACTTTTGGAATGATGATGGTGACCCCCGTGGAACTTCACAAGGGTCTGAACACAAAAGTTTGGCAAGCTCATACTAAAGCATGGGATGATATATTTAAAACAG CCAAGCACTCAATTGACTGTCGACTGGAAAAACACTCCGCAAACCCTCAGGAGGATTTCCTGTGTGACATCTATTCTGGAGGACAACTTTCCAAGAAGGAGCTGTACGCTGCCATTGCAGAGCTCCAGATTGCCGGAGTTGAAACG acGGCCAATAGTTTACTGTGGGCTTTGTATAACATTTCACGCAATCCCCATGTTCAGCAGAAGCTTTTCCAGGAAATACAAAGTGTTTTGGCTGCTAATGAGAGCCCAAGTGCTGAGAACTTGAAGCACATGCCTTACCTAAAAGCATGCCTGAAAGAATCCATGAG ATTAACACCATCGGTGCCATTTACCACTCGCACCATCCACACGGAAATGGTTCTGGGAGATTATGTACTGCCCAAAGGG ACCGTGCTAATGATAAATAGCCATGCCCTGGGTTGCAATGAAGAGTACTTTAATGGCTGGACTCAGTTTAACCCGGAGCGCTGGTTTCAGAAGAACTCAATCAATCCTTTTTCTCATGTTCCGTTTGGCATTGGGAAGAGGATGTGCATCGGGCGCCGCGTAGCAGAGCTACAGCTTCACTTGGCCCTTTGCTGG CTCATTCGCAAATACCGAATTGTAGCAACTGACAACAAACCAGTAGAAACACTCCATTCGGGAATACTGATTCCAAACCGGGAGCTTCCCATTGCATTTCACAGACGATAA